The following proteins come from a genomic window of Streptomyces sp. ALI-76-A:
- a CDS encoding RICIN domain-containing protein, with the protein MSTPHPPRPPYPPPGGIHGESDESLGAALGGRPDREVTPAVALLMARHWQPAHEYAVICLASRADTASMVTAAAFHQVLDRLTVGEPAVALRPRLLLAVRDTVLRWSAEERISGVLPDLGKPAGGRGMRTAKSITPENRKLAERSFHALPGLARCVLWHVEVEGESITVPAALLGMDTDIASAALEQAREKLREGCVHAHRQLAPTKECRFHNRLLDVPIRRGGALLPDVRQHLGECPHCRNAAEQLSHFEGGLGVLLAEAVLGWGARRYLDTRPARRQPQAGARASARHGGGRRRLLKGVPALSPARRPAPGGPRSSRTLLTSVGLASAGLLATALVTGLWSADDGVGPAAPTSANGGLGAAPGTGSPSPPTASSGTAQLPAVPGRTRLRNADADLCLDIKGEPEPGAGTGLAVCSTAPTQRWEYENDGLLRSVADPDLCLDSHADAGVVILGTCAGEKAERGDDVRYDLTVRGELLPRWDERLALTFTTDEAGADIVVKVRDASAEQRWLTGPVSTAGPGSLSFTGTQGPTARPVELSDRT; encoded by the coding sequence GTGTCCACCCCCCACCCCCCTCGCCCGCCCTACCCGCCGCCCGGCGGGATCCACGGGGAATCCGACGAGAGTCTCGGCGCGGCTCTCGGAGGCCGCCCGGACCGTGAGGTCACTCCCGCCGTCGCGCTGCTCATGGCCCGGCACTGGCAGCCCGCCCACGAGTACGCGGTCATCTGCCTCGCCTCCCGGGCGGACACCGCGTCCATGGTCACCGCCGCCGCCTTCCACCAGGTCCTGGACCGGCTGACCGTCGGCGAGCCGGCCGTGGCGCTGCGGCCCCGGCTGCTGCTGGCCGTGCGGGACACCGTGCTGCGATGGTCGGCCGAGGAACGGATATCCGGTGTTCTGCCGGATCTCGGGAAACCCGCGGGCGGCCGCGGTATGCGCACGGCCAAGTCCATCACGCCGGAAAACCGCAAACTGGCCGAGCGGTCATTCCATGCCCTTCCCGGACTTGCCCGATGTGTGCTGTGGCATGTGGAGGTCGAGGGGGAGTCCATTACCGTTCCCGCCGCTCTCCTGGGCATGGATACCGACATCGCGTCGGCAGCACTCGAACAGGCGCGTGAAAAACTCCGGGAAGGATGTGTACATGCCCATCGACAACTCGCCCCGACCAAGGAATGCCGCTTCCACAACCGCCTCCTGGACGTTCCCATTCGCCGGGGCGGTGCCCTGCTGCCGGATGTCCGGCAGCATCTCGGGGAGTGCCCCCACTGCCGTAACGCGGCCGAACAACTGAGCCATTTCGAGGGCGGGCTGGGGGTCCTGCTCGCCGAGGCGGTGCTCGGCTGGGGCGCCCGCCGCTACCTCGACACCCGTCCCGCCCGCCGTCAGCCCCAAGCGGGGGCACGCGCCTCCGCGCGGCACGGCGGCGGACGTCGGCGCCTCCTCAAGGGCGTCCCGGCGCTCTCCCCGGCCCGCCGCCCGGCCCCGGGCGGTCCGCGTTCCTCGCGGACGCTGCTGACCTCGGTCGGCCTCGCCTCCGCCGGGCTGCTCGCGACGGCGCTCGTCACCGGCCTGTGGTCGGCCGACGACGGCGTCGGCCCGGCCGCCCCCACCAGCGCGAACGGCGGCCTGGGCGCGGCCCCGGGCACCGGCTCCCCGTCCCCGCCCACGGCGTCCTCCGGCACCGCCCAGCTCCCCGCCGTACCGGGACGCACCAGGCTGCGCAACGCCGACGCCGACCTGTGCCTCGACATCAAGGGCGAGCCGGAACCGGGGGCCGGGACCGGACTGGCGGTGTGCTCGACCGCGCCGACCCAGCGGTGGGAGTACGAGAACGACGGGCTGCTGCGCAGCGTGGCCGACCCCGACCTGTGTCTGGACTCGCACGCGGACGCCGGTGTGGTCATCCTCGGCACCTGCGCCGGGGAGAAGGCCGAGCGGGGCGACGACGTGCGCTACGACCTCACCGTGCGGGGGGAGTTGCTGCCCCGCTGGGACGAGCGCCTCGCGTTGACCTTCACCACCGACGAGGCGGGCGCCGACATCGTCGTCAAGGTCCGTGACGCCTCCGCCGAGCAGCGCTGGCTGACCGGCCCGGTGTCGACGGCCGGTCCCGGTTCGCTCTCGTTCACCGGGACGCAGGGGCCGACCGCCCGGCCCGTGGAGCTGTCCGACCGGACCTAG
- a CDS encoding protease inhibitor → MRNTARWAATLGLTATAVCGPLTGAALAAPPTAPTTLYAPSALVLTVGHGESAALATPERAVTLACAPGASGTHPAAASACTDLRSADGDLDALTARSDVLCTREYDPVVVTVDGVWRGQRVSYERVFPNECVKSSHGSVFTF, encoded by the coding sequence ATGCGGAACACCGCGCGCTGGGCAGCGACCCTCGGCCTGACGGCCACCGCCGTCTGCGGCCCCCTCACCGGAGCCGCCCTCGCCGCCCCGCCCACCGCCCCGACCACGCTCTACGCCCCCTCGGCCCTGGTGCTCACCGTGGGCCACGGCGAGAGCGCGGCCCTCGCCACCCCGGAACGCGCGGTCACCCTGGCCTGCGCCCCGGGCGCCTCCGGCACCCACCCGGCCGCCGCCTCCGCGTGTACGGACCTGCGCTCCGCGGACGGGGACCTGGACGCCCTCACGGCCAGGAGCGACGTCCTGTGCACCAGGGAGTACGACCCCGTGGTCGTCACGGTCGACGGCGTCTGGCGGGGACAGCGCGTCTCCTACGAGCGCGTCTTTCCGAACGAGTGCGTGAAGAGCTCGCACGGCAGCGTCTTCACGTTCTGA
- a CDS encoding CDGSH iron-sulfur domain-containing protein: MPNSPSEQPRRIAMQRRGPLLVEGPVEVELEDGTTVSSDRFRVALCTCRRSRRYPWCDTSHRDRA; this comes from the coding sequence GTGCCGAACTCCCCGTCTGAGCAGCCGCGCAGGATCGCCATGCAACGCCGGGGGCCCTTGCTGGTGGAGGGCCCGGTGGAGGTGGAGCTGGAGGACGGCACCACGGTGTCCTCCGACCGTTTCCGCGTCGCCCTGTGCACCTGTCGCCGCAGCCGCCGCTACCCCTGGTGCGACACCAGCCACCGCGACCGCGCCTGA
- a CDS encoding HemK2/MTQ2 family protein methyltransferase — protein MNPLVLPLVLPGVYAPQEDTALLAGALSEEPLPPGADVLDVGTGSGALAIEAARRGTRVTAVDVSWRAVCTARMNAWMAGVPVRIRRGNLFAPVRDRSFDLILTNPPYVPAPTGSRPPRGPARAWDAGGDGRFVLDRICREAPTLLRPGGVLLMVHSALSDPGRTIEHLRGSGLKASVTRRHRIDFGPVLRGRREWLRERGLLSDADEKEELVVVRAELPV, from the coding sequence GTGAATCCTCTGGTGCTGCCGCTGGTCCTCCCGGGTGTGTACGCCCCGCAGGAGGACACCGCCCTGCTGGCCGGGGCCCTGTCCGAAGAGCCGCTCCCGCCGGGTGCCGACGTCCTCGACGTGGGCACCGGGAGCGGAGCCCTGGCCATCGAGGCCGCCCGCCGCGGCACGCGCGTGACCGCGGTGGACGTGTCCTGGCGCGCGGTGTGCACCGCGCGGATGAACGCCTGGATGGCCGGGGTGCCGGTGCGTATCCGGCGCGGGAACCTCTTCGCTCCGGTGCGGGACCGGTCCTTCGACCTCATCCTCACCAACCCGCCGTACGTGCCCGCCCCGACGGGCAGCCGGCCGCCCCGTGGCCCGGCCCGCGCCTGGGACGCGGGCGGTGACGGACGGTTCGTCCTGGACCGGATCTGCCGGGAGGCGCCCACGCTGCTCAGGCCCGGCGGGGTGCTGCTGATGGTGCACTCCGCGCTGAGCGACCCCGGCCGGACGATCGAGCACCTGCGCGGGTCCGGTCTGAAAGCCTCCGTGACCCGCCGTCACCGGATCGACTTCGGCCCGGTGCTGCGCGGGCGACGGGAGTGGCTGCGGGAGCGCGGGCTGCTGTCCGACGCCGACGAGAAGGAAGAGCTGGTGGTCGTCCGTGCCGAACTCCCCGTCTGA
- a CDS encoding iron-containing redox enzyme family protein produces the protein MPHESQEPRLPTARGAVSAAVMEYLRGAGPLPHPEDIEDAPVYGDDLQLALYVCYELHYRGFADVSAELEWDPDLLRTRAALEHRYLSALRADTPVHESVDDALAQILVEPVDGTGVSHHLRDKGELWQLREYAAQRSLYHLKEADPHAWVLPRLWGRAKAGMAAVEFDEYGGGRPDRVHARLFADLMTDLDLDTTYGHYLDAACAELLVTVNLMSLFGLHRSLRGALVGHFAAVEITSSPGSRRLAEAMRRTGAGPAAEFFYDEHVEADAVHEQVVRQEVIGGLLEEEPHLAPDVTFGIDATEFVEGRLGARLLDDWNAGRSSLRTPLTSELSGIPGASWGTRAP, from the coding sequence ATGCCACATGAGAGTCAGGAACCACGGCTGCCCACCGCCCGGGGCGCGGTGTCGGCAGCCGTCATGGAGTACCTGCGGGGTGCCGGACCGCTGCCACACCCCGAGGACATCGAGGACGCGCCCGTCTACGGCGACGACCTCCAGCTGGCCCTGTACGTCTGCTACGAGCTGCACTACCGCGGCTTCGCGGACGTGTCCGCGGAGCTGGAGTGGGACCCGGACCTGCTGCGGACCCGGGCCGCGCTGGAACACCGCTACCTGTCCGCCCTGCGCGCGGACACCCCCGTGCACGAGAGCGTCGACGACGCGCTCGCCCAGATCCTGGTCGAGCCGGTGGACGGCACGGGCGTCTCCCACCACCTGCGGGACAAGGGCGAGCTGTGGCAGCTGCGCGAGTACGCCGCCCAGCGCTCCCTGTACCACCTCAAGGAGGCGGACCCGCACGCCTGGGTGCTGCCCCGGCTGTGGGGCCGGGCCAAGGCGGGGATGGCGGCGGTGGAGTTCGACGAGTACGGCGGCGGCCGCCCCGACCGGGTGCACGCCCGCCTCTTCGCCGACCTGATGACGGACCTGGACCTGGACACGACGTACGGCCACTACCTGGACGCGGCCTGTGCGGAACTGCTGGTCACGGTGAACCTGATGTCCCTGTTCGGCCTGCACCGCTCCCTGCGGGGCGCCCTGGTGGGCCACTTCGCGGCGGTGGAGATCACCTCCTCCCCCGGTTCCCGCAGGCTGGCCGAGGCGATGCGGCGCACCGGGGCCGGTCCCGCCGCCGAGTTCTTCTACGACGAGCATGTCGAGGCGGACGCGGTGCACGAGCAGGTCGTGCGCCAGGAGGTCATCGGCGGACTGCTGGAGGAGGAGCCGCATCTCGCGCCGGACGTCACCTTCGGCATCGACGCCACGGAATTCGTCGAGGGCCGCCTGGGCGCGCGGCTGCTCGACGACTGGAACGCGGGCCGGTCGTCCCTGCGCACTCCCCTGACCTCAGAACTCTCTGGAATCCCAGGAGCGTCTTGGGGTACCCGGGCGCCGTGA
- a CDS encoding Ppx/GppA family phosphatase, which yields MRISVVDVGSNTVRLAVADAEGGVPLPVHTAKWRLRLSQQVQPGGPVPEEAVERLVDAVEAASRTAARWGAPTPLAFATAVVRGAPNRQEVLRTVRTRTGVDLCTLPGEVEAELTFLGARRWMGWRSGPLALLDIGGGSLEVAFGRGRLPDFVASLPLGAGRLTHDFFADQDPPPPELVRALRRKVRHQLRDVAGRIRWEGPHTAVATSRTFQQLGRLCGAPPGRHGPFVERRLHREALRDAVVRLAALPAAERALLPGISAPRAAQSLAGAVVAHTTMKLTGISTLTLCPWAIREGVLLRHIEDGPSWWAEITRRSDEIPPPDPVPLHIATATS from the coding sequence ATGCGAATCAGCGTGGTGGACGTGGGATCGAACACGGTCAGACTGGCGGTCGCGGACGCGGAGGGCGGGGTCCCACTGCCGGTGCACACCGCCAAGTGGCGTCTGAGACTGTCCCAACAGGTGCAACCCGGGGGCCCGGTGCCCGAGGAGGCCGTCGAGCGGCTCGTGGACGCGGTCGAGGCGGCGAGCCGGACCGCCGCCCGCTGGGGCGCGCCGACCCCGCTGGCCTTCGCGACCGCGGTGGTGCGCGGTGCCCCCAACCGCCAGGAGGTGCTGCGGACCGTCCGGACGCGGACGGGGGTCGACCTGTGCACCCTGCCGGGCGAGGTGGAGGCCGAGCTCACCTTTCTCGGGGCGCGCCGGTGGATGGGTTGGCGGTCGGGACCGCTCGCCCTGCTGGACATCGGCGGCGGTTCGCTCGAAGTGGCCTTCGGCCGCGGCCGGTTGCCGGACTTCGTGGCCTCCCTGCCGCTCGGGGCGGGGCGGTTGACCCATGATTTCTTCGCGGACCAGGATCCGCCGCCGCCGGAGCTGGTACGGGCGCTGCGGCGCAAGGTCCGCCACCAGCTCCGGGACGTGGCGGGGCGGATCCGCTGGGAGGGACCGCACACGGCGGTGGCCACCTCGCGCACCTTCCAGCAGTTGGGGCGGTTGTGCGGGGCCCCGCCCGGACGGCACGGCCCGTTCGTGGAACGGCGGCTGCACCGGGAGGCCCTGCGGGACGCGGTCGTCCGGCTGGCCGCCCTGCCCGCCGCCGAACGCGCGCTGCTGCCGGGCATCTCCGCGCCGCGCGCCGCCCAGAGCCTGGCCGGCGCGGTGGTCGCCCACACGACGATGAAGCTGACCGGGATCAGCACGCTCACGCTCTGTCCGTGGGCGATCCGCGAGGGTGTGCTGTTGCGGCACATCGAGGACGGCCCGTCCTGGTGGGCGGAGATCACCCGCCGCAGCGACGAGATCCCTCCCCCGGACCCCGTACCGCTGCACATCGCGACAGCGACCAGCTGA
- a CDS encoding MFS transporter — MTQKTLTQGGREGAAEAPGAAAAKKWWILAVIALAQLMVVLDATIVNIALPSAQADLGFSDGNRQWIVTAYALAFASLLLLGGRIADLFGRKPAFLVGIVGFAAVSALGGAATSFEMLVTARALQGAFGALLAPAALSLLNTTFTDAGERAKAFSVYGAIAGAGGAVGLLLGGVLTDAFDWRWTLYVNVVIAVVAFVGGWLLLSHHRDATNSKLDVPGTVLVAAGLFSLVYGFSNAETHDWDSSATWGFLIAGGVLLAAFTWWQTRAAHPLLPLRILLDRNRAASFLAVLISGAGMFGVFLFLTYYLQLNLGFSPTRTGVAFLPMVAALMVTAQVGTTVLVPRMGPKAVIPLGFAISALGMAWLTGIGVGSAYTSAVLPQLVVIGAGLGLVMPPAMQLATGGVAAEDAGVASAAVNAMQQVGGSIGTALLNTLAASAATDYLAGQDPSSRLVRAQATIESYTTAFWWSAGFFAAGTLIAVLLYRRGVPRQDPDAAPVVHM; from the coding sequence ATGACGCAGAAGACCCTGACCCAGGGCGGCCGGGAGGGCGCCGCCGAGGCGCCGGGCGCCGCCGCGGCCAAGAAGTGGTGGATCCTCGCGGTCATCGCCCTGGCCCAGCTGATGGTGGTCCTGGACGCCACCATCGTGAACATCGCCCTGCCGTCCGCGCAGGCCGACCTGGGGTTCTCCGACGGCAACCGGCAGTGGATCGTCACCGCGTACGCGCTGGCGTTCGCCTCCCTGCTCCTGCTCGGCGGGCGGATCGCCGACCTCTTCGGCCGCAAGCCGGCCTTCCTCGTCGGCATCGTCGGCTTCGCGGCCGTCTCCGCGCTCGGCGGCGCCGCGACCAGCTTCGAGATGCTGGTCACCGCCCGCGCCCTCCAGGGCGCCTTCGGCGCACTGCTCGCCCCGGCCGCGCTGTCGCTGCTGAACACGACGTTCACCGACGCCGGCGAGCGCGCCAAGGCGTTCAGCGTGTACGGCGCCATCGCCGGCGCGGGCGGCGCGGTGGGCCTGCTGCTCGGCGGCGTGCTGACCGACGCCTTCGACTGGCGCTGGACGCTGTACGTGAACGTCGTCATCGCCGTCGTGGCCTTCGTGGGCGGCTGGCTGCTGCTGTCCCACCACCGTGACGCCACGAACTCCAAGCTGGACGTGCCGGGCACCGTGCTGGTGGCCGCCGGCCTGTTCTCCCTGGTGTACGGCTTCTCCAACGCCGAGACGCACGACTGGGACTCCTCGGCGACCTGGGGCTTCCTGATCGCCGGCGGGGTGCTGCTGGCCGCGTTCACCTGGTGGCAGACCCGGGCCGCGCACCCGCTGCTGCCGCTGCGCATCCTGCTGGACCGCAACCGCGCGGCCTCGTTCCTGGCCGTGCTGATCTCCGGCGCGGGCATGTTCGGCGTGTTCCTCTTCCTCACCTACTACCTCCAGCTGAACCTGGGCTTCAGCCCCACCAGGACCGGCGTCGCGTTCCTGCCGATGGTGGCCGCGCTGATGGTGACGGCCCAGGTCGGCACCACCGTGCTGGTGCCGCGGATGGGACCGAAGGCGGTCATCCCGCTGGGCTTCGCGATCTCCGCGCTCGGCATGGCGTGGCTGACCGGGATCGGCGTCGGCTCCGCCTACACGAGCGCGGTGCTGCCGCAGCTGGTGGTGATCGGTGCCGGCCTCGGGCTGGTGATGCCTCCGGCCATGCAGCTGGCCACCGGCGGAGTGGCGGCCGAGGACGCGGGCGTCGCCTCCGCCGCGGTCAACGCCATGCAGCAGGTGGGCGGTTCGATCGGCACGGCCCTGCTCAACACACTGGCCGCGAGCGCCGCGACGGACTACCTGGCCGGCCAGGACCCGAGCAGCAGGCTGGTCCGGGCACAGGCCACGATCGAGAGCTACACCACCGCCTTCTGGTGGTCGGCGGGCTTCTTCGCCGCGGGCACACTGATCGCGGTCCTGCTCTACCGGCGCGGAGTGCCCCGGCAGGACCCGGACGCGGCACCGGTCGTCCACATGTGA
- a CDS encoding NHLP bacteriocin export ABC transporter permease/ATPase subunit: protein MTTAHEGDLVLGALGSMGTPLDCAGLSRLDLEGPQVLWLVAAGALDLFAVDAGHQGHWHHLGRLEAGSLLLGPVAGPQHTLVARPLRDCVVRRIGLRELYGPAHTQTWSYDEYGSPRYVPPTTSPLEYALALGVGRGLSILFQAPMATERPAAPTDDDVFWMQVPPGSVQYGSLYGAEGVADLLMDPGVWQSMVDQQYRLLTTLDRWIEQVERTHETRTAAGIKAGEAVRAQADRTLLASIGKRSDRRTTSADADAGYAACKLVARAAGIALAEPARSGTESDRLDPVERIALASRVRTRSVRLDGRWWRDDVGPLVGHRALSGAPVALLWRRGGYVSVHPATGRETPVEKANAAEFEPRAVMFYRPLPDRPLGPLGLLRFSMRGTGGDLRNLLVSGLVTVAIGALVPIATGKVLGEFVPRAQSDLIVQFCLAVMISSVVAAAFMLMQNLTLLRVEGRIESTLQPAVWDRLLRLPTKFFTERSTGELASAAMGVSAIRRMLAGLGPVVTQSVTVGAMNLGLLFWYSAPMALAAIGMLVVIAAVFLGLGLWQVRWQRRLVVLGNKLNNQAFQTLRGLPKLRIAAAENYAYAAWASQFARSRELQQKVGRIKNLTTVMGAVYLPLCTLLMFMLLAGPARGAMSAAAFLTFNTSVTMLLTAVTQLTGSFVSLVAALPLFEEIKPVLEATPEVRRASTRPGPLTGAVEARGLSFRYAEDGPLVLDDVSFRIRPGEFVAVVGPSGCGKSTLLRLLIGFDRPVSGSVLYDGQDLAALDQSAVRRQCGVVLQHAQPFTGSILDVICGTEPYTPEEAMAAAEMAGLAEDIRRMPMGLHTIVAGSGAISGGQRQRLMIAQALIRRPRILFFDEATSALDNETQRTVIESTKALDATRIVIAHRLSTVLDADRVIVMEDGRVAQQGPPAELLADTGGRLHELVRRQMT, encoded by the coding sequence ATGACGACCGCACACGAGGGAGACCTCGTTCTGGGCGCGCTCGGGTCCATGGGCACGCCCCTCGACTGCGCCGGCCTCAGCCGTCTCGACCTCGAAGGCCCGCAGGTGCTGTGGCTGGTCGCGGCCGGCGCCCTGGACCTGTTCGCGGTCGACGCCGGACACCAGGGCCACTGGCACCATCTGGGCCGCCTGGAGGCGGGCTCCCTCCTGCTCGGTCCGGTCGCGGGGCCGCAGCACACCCTGGTGGCACGGCCGCTCAGGGACTGCGTGGTACGCCGCATCGGGCTGCGCGAGCTGTACGGGCCCGCCCACACCCAGACCTGGTCCTACGACGAGTACGGCAGCCCGCGGTACGTGCCGCCGACGACGAGCCCGCTGGAGTACGCCCTCGCGCTGGGCGTCGGCCGCGGCCTGTCCATCCTCTTCCAGGCGCCGATGGCCACCGAGCGGCCGGCCGCGCCCACGGACGACGACGTGTTCTGGATGCAGGTCCCGCCGGGCAGCGTGCAGTACGGCTCGCTGTACGGCGCGGAGGGGGTGGCCGACCTGCTGATGGACCCGGGGGTCTGGCAGAGCATGGTCGACCAGCAGTACCGGCTGCTGACCACGCTGGACCGCTGGATCGAGCAGGTGGAGCGCACCCACGAGACGCGGACGGCGGCCGGTATCAAGGCCGGTGAGGCGGTCCGCGCCCAGGCCGACCGGACGCTGCTGGCGTCGATCGGCAAGCGGTCGGACCGACGTACGACGTCCGCCGACGCGGACGCCGGTTACGCGGCGTGCAAGCTCGTCGCCCGGGCGGCCGGGATCGCGCTCGCCGAGCCCGCCCGGTCCGGCACCGAGAGCGACCGCCTCGACCCGGTCGAGCGGATCGCCCTGGCCTCCCGGGTACGGACCCGGTCCGTACGGCTGGACGGCCGCTGGTGGCGCGACGACGTCGGCCCACTGGTGGGCCACCGCGCCCTGTCCGGTGCGCCGGTGGCGCTGCTGTGGCGGCGCGGCGGCTATGTGTCCGTGCACCCGGCGACCGGCCGGGAGACGCCCGTCGAGAAGGCGAACGCGGCGGAGTTCGAGCCGCGCGCGGTGATGTTCTACCGGCCGCTGCCGGACCGTCCGCTCGGTCCGCTCGGGCTGCTGCGCTTCAGCATGCGCGGCACGGGCGGCGACCTGAGGAACCTCCTCGTCAGCGGTCTGGTGACGGTGGCGATCGGGGCCCTGGTGCCGATCGCCACCGGCAAGGTGCTCGGCGAGTTCGTGCCGAGGGCGCAGAGCGACCTGATCGTGCAGTTCTGTCTGGCCGTGATGATCAGCAGCGTGGTGGCGGCGGCCTTCATGCTGATGCAGAACCTGACCCTGCTGCGCGTGGAGGGCCGGATCGAGTCGACGCTCCAACCGGCGGTGTGGGACCGGCTGTTGAGGCTGCCGACGAAGTTCTTCACCGAGCGCTCGACCGGCGAGCTGGCGAGCGCCGCCATGGGCGTCAGCGCGATCCGCCGGATGCTGGCGGGCCTGGGTCCGGTGGTCACCCAGTCGGTGACCGTGGGTGCGATGAACCTGGGGCTGCTGTTCTGGTACAGCGCCCCGATGGCGCTGGCGGCGATCGGGATGCTCGTCGTCATCGCCGCCGTGTTCCTGGGCCTGGGGCTGTGGCAGGTGCGCTGGCAGCGGCGCCTGGTGGTGCTCGGCAACAAGCTGAACAACCAGGCCTTCCAGACCCTGCGCGGCCTGCCGAAGCTCAGGATCGCGGCGGCCGAGAACTACGCCTACGCGGCCTGGGCCTCCCAGTTCGCGCGCAGCCGGGAGCTGCAACAGAAGGTGGGGCGCATCAAGAACCTCACCACGGTGATGGGCGCGGTGTATCTGCCGCTGTGCACGCTGCTGATGTTCATGCTGCTGGCGGGCCCGGCGCGCGGGGCGATGTCGGCGGCCGCGTTCCTCACCTTCAACACCTCGGTGACGATGCTGCTGACCGCCGTCACCCAGCTGACCGGCTCCTTCGTCTCCCTGGTGGCCGCGCTGCCGCTGTTCGAGGAGATCAAGCCGGTGCTGGAGGCCACCCCCGAGGTGCGCCGGGCGAGCACCCGGCCGGGACCGCTGACCGGGGCGGTCGAGGCCCGCGGGCTCTCCTTCCGGTACGCGGAGGACGGGCCGTTGGTGCTGGACGACGTGTCGTTCCGGATCCGCCCCGGCGAGTTCGTGGCGGTCGTCGGCCCGAGCGGCTGCGGCAAGTCCACGCTGCTGCGGCTGCTGATCGGCTTCGACCGGCCGGTGTCCGGCAGTGTGCTCTACGACGGCCAGGACCTGGCCGCGCTCGACCAGTCCGCCGTGCGCAGGCAGTGCGGGGTGGTGCTCCAGCACGCGCAGCCGTTCACCGGTTCGATCCTGGACGTCATCTGCGGCACCGAGCCGTACACGCCGGAGGAGGCGATGGCGGCGGCCGAGATGGCGGGGCTCGCCGAGGACATCAGGCGGATGCCGATGGGCCTGCACACCATCGTCGCGGGCAGCGGGGCGATCTCCGGGGGCCAGCGCCAACGCCTCATGATCGCGCAGGCGTTGATCCGCCGTCCGCGCATCCTGTTCTTCGACGAGGCGACCAGCGCCCTGGACAACGAGACCCAGCGCACGGTCATCGAGAGCACCAAGGCCCTCGACGCCACCCGGATCGTCATCGCGCACCGCCTGTCCACCGTGCTGGACGCGGACCGCGTGATCGTGATGGAGGACGGCAGGGTCGCCCAGCAGGGTCCGCCCGCCGAGCTCCTCGCGGACACCGGTGGCCGGCTGCACGAGCTGGTGCGGCGGCAGATGACGTAG